Proteins from one Luteibaculum oceani genomic window:
- a CDS encoding UDP-2,3-diacylglucosamine diphosphatase, with translation MEQRTNIYFASDFHLGVPNREQSLAREKLLVSWLDEVKQDAREIFLLGDVFDFWFDYEYVVPKGFVRLLGKIAEITDSGIPVHMFPGNHDMWNNGYFEQELGVTFHAGFYQFKASGKQFLLHHGDGIGPGDHGYKFIKKIFTNSILQKLFKWFHPDLGVGLANFWSRQSSKKTRSKDAIYHGKNEEWLVQFCEDYPKENPDQPDYFIFGHRHLALDITLSNNKSRYLNLGDWLSQNTYAKFDGEDLKLYRYPAKGKHEIATNLPSG, from the coding sequence ATAGAACAAAGGACCAACATATACTTCGCCTCCGATTTTCATCTTGGAGTTCCGAACAGGGAACAGAGCCTTGCTAGAGAAAAGCTACTTGTTTCCTGGTTGGATGAAGTAAAACAGGATGCCCGTGAAATATTCTTACTGGGCGATGTTTTTGATTTTTGGTTCGATTACGAATACGTTGTACCAAAAGGATTTGTACGCTTACTGGGTAAAATTGCGGAGATTACGGATTCTGGTATTCCTGTTCACATGTTTCCTGGAAACCACGACATGTGGAATAATGGATATTTTGAGCAAGAGTTGGGAGTTACCTTCCATGCGGGATTTTATCAATTTAAGGCCAGTGGAAAACAATTTTTATTGCATCATGGTGACGGAATAGGACCCGGTGACCATGGCTATAAGTTCATAAAAAAGATTTTTACCAACTCCATTCTTCAGAAGTTATTTAAGTGGTTCCACCCAGATTTAGGTGTTGGGTTGGCTAACTTTTGGAGCAGACAGAGCAGTAAAAAAACTCGGAGTAAAGACGCTATTTACCACGGAAAAAATGAAGAATGGCTGGTTCAGTTTTGTGAAGACTACCCCAAAGAAAATCCAGATCAACCCGATTACTTTATTTTCGGACATCGACATTTAGCCTTGGATATAACGCTATCTAATAACAAATCTCGGTACCTTAATCTAGGAGATTGGCTTAGTCAAAACACCTATGCTAAGTTCGATGGGGAAGATTTAAAGTTATATAGGTATCCTGCTAAAGGGAAGCATGAAATTGCAACAAATCTACCAAGCGGTTAG
- a CDS encoding TlpA disulfide reductase family protein, which yields MRTIILILSAVLAISCKPENQVEISGVYEGGNGKTIYLKQSIGNKLEVLDSASVGEDGKYQLTAILPEMDFLNIIDGNTTYIFLGIPGKEIKADFRESITQNTRFEGPQESTDFNEVHTFTQELNKKRQQLNTDFQAGQIDRMGAMNRFNEINQEWSDYARNFVDQHPNSPAVLSCLSVYHPIEDLEIYKSTLQALKPRMGGSDYIKNLEAQITRNEGQATAYLQQKKAEEEREKLLAEGNVAPEISLPNPDGKVINLSDLRGKYVLIDFWASWCKPCRRENPNVVNAYKKYKSKGFEILSVSLDKNKSAWVNAIKSDNMTWKHVSDLKFWNSEAAQKYGVNSIPFTLLIDPEGKIVAKNLRGEALHNTLAKLLNT from the coding sequence ATGAGAACAATAATTTTAATTCTTTCCGCGGTACTTGCTATCTCTTGTAAACCAGAAAATCAAGTTGAAATTTCGGGAGTTTACGAGGGCGGTAATGGTAAAACCATTTACCTAAAGCAAAGTATTGGTAATAAATTGGAGGTACTAGACTCTGCCAGCGTTGGTGAAGACGGAAAATATCAGCTTACTGCTATTCTTCCTGAAATGGATTTCCTGAACATTATAGACGGAAATACCACCTACATTTTCCTAGGAATTCCTGGAAAGGAAATAAAGGCTGACTTTAGAGAATCGATCACCCAAAACACTCGTTTTGAAGGTCCTCAAGAAAGCACAGATTTCAACGAAGTACACACCTTTACCCAGGAACTGAATAAAAAAAGACAGCAGTTGAACACCGATTTTCAAGCTGGCCAAATAGACAGAATGGGTGCCATGAACAGGTTTAATGAAATTAACCAAGAGTGGTCTGACTATGCTCGTAATTTTGTTGATCAGCATCCAAATTCCCCTGCAGTTTTAAGTTGTTTAAGTGTTTATCACCCTATCGAGGATTTAGAAATCTACAAGTCTACCTTACAAGCATTAAAACCTAGAATGGGTGGATCTGATTACATTAAAAACCTTGAAGCCCAAATAACCCGAAACGAAGGACAAGCGACAGCTTACCTACAACAGAAAAAAGCTGAAGAGGAGCGAGAAAAGTTACTCGCTGAAGGAAATGTTGCACCAGAAATCTCTTTGCCCAACCCAGATGGAAAAGTTATAAACCTTTCTGATCTAAGAGGTAAATATGTACTTATCGATTTCTGGGCAAGCTGGTGTAAACCTTGTAGAAGAGAAAACCCCAATGTGGTTAACGCATACAAGAAATATAAATCCAAAGGATTTGAGATTCTTTCGGTTAGCTTAGATAAGAATAAATCGGCATGGGTAAACGCTATTAAGTCGGATAACATGACTTGGAAACATGTTTCAGACCTAAAGTTCTGGAATTCTGAAGCCGCCCAAAAGTATGGCGTAAACTCCATCCCATTCACCCTACTGATAGACCCAGAAGGAAAAATCGTTGCCAAAAACTTACGTGGAGAAGCCCTGCACAATACCTTGGCAAAACTTCTTAATACCTAG
- the gatB gene encoding Asp-tRNA(Asn)/Glu-tRNA(Gln) amidotransferase subunit GatB: protein MIDEATLAQYEIVIGLEVHLQLSTTTKAYSAEKYEYGGLPNDQVSVITLGHPGTLPVPNQQVVKYAVRLGLALGCDIRKEMHYARKNYFYADLPKGYQITQDHTPICNGGYIDITTNGVDKRVNLTRIHMEEDAGKSIHDVDPFHTLIDLNRAGVPLLEIVSEPEMRSGEEAYQYLTEVRKIVRYLGICDGNMEEGSLRCDANISVRKFGDPKFGTRTEVKNMNSMRNVQRAIDFEAKRQIEIIENGGTIHQETRSFDATDGSTFSLRSKEFAHDYRYFPEPDIAPISLKDVFIEEVKKGLPELPSQLFKKYTQEYGLSDYDATILTEERGIAEYYNDLISKFNNYKVAANWVITSVKSYLNQRAIKIDRFPLTTSNLAKLLQLIEDGKISHTTATQKIFPGVVDDNIDPETYAKENNLLQDTSEDEIIALAQAALDKYPDKVAAYKQGNKNLLGLFMGEFMKAAKGKADPKKANQILRTLLEK, encoded by the coding sequence ATGATTGATGAGGCAACCTTAGCCCAATACGAAATAGTTATAGGACTTGAAGTCCACCTGCAGCTTTCTACTACTACAAAGGCCTACAGCGCCGAAAAGTATGAATATGGAGGATTACCGAACGACCAGGTAAGTGTTATTACTCTAGGGCATCCGGGTACCTTACCTGTTCCCAACCAGCAAGTAGTAAAATACGCTGTGCGATTAGGACTTGCTTTGGGATGCGACATCCGAAAGGAGATGCACTATGCAAGGAAAAACTACTTCTACGCCGATTTACCAAAGGGATATCAGATAACCCAAGATCACACTCCAATTTGTAATGGTGGATACATAGACATTACTACCAATGGGGTGGATAAACGCGTGAATCTTACCCGTATCCACATGGAAGAAGATGCTGGAAAAAGCATACACGACGTGGATCCTTTCCATACCTTAATTGATTTGAACAGGGCTGGAGTTCCTTTGCTTGAAATCGTTTCTGAACCAGAAATGAGATCTGGAGAGGAGGCCTACCAGTACCTTACAGAGGTTAGAAAAATAGTGCGATATCTTGGAATTTGCGACGGAAATATGGAGGAAGGTAGCCTTCGTTGTGACGCCAACATATCGGTAAGAAAATTTGGAGACCCAAAGTTCGGAACTCGTACCGAGGTAAAGAATATGAACTCCATGCGAAATGTGCAACGCGCAATTGATTTTGAGGCCAAAAGGCAAATTGAGATCATAGAAAACGGGGGAACCATTCACCAGGAAACAAGGTCTTTCGATGCAACCGACGGCAGCACTTTTTCGTTGAGAAGCAAGGAGTTTGCCCATGACTACAGATATTTCCCAGAACCTGATATAGCTCCAATTTCTCTGAAAGACGTGTTCATAGAAGAAGTTAAGAAAGGATTACCCGAACTTCCTTCTCAGTTGTTTAAAAAATACACTCAGGAATACGGTTTATCAGATTACGATGCTACTATTTTAACGGAAGAAAGAGGAATAGCGGAATATTATAATGACCTTATTTCGAAATTCAACAATTACAAGGTTGCGGCAAACTGGGTAATTACCTCGGTTAAATCCTACCTAAACCAAAGGGCAATAAAAATCGATAGATTCCCTCTTACTACTTCTAATTTGGCAAAGTTGCTACAGCTTATCGAAGACGGGAAAATTAGTCACACCACTGCCACACAAAAGATTTTCCCAGGGGTAGTAGACGACAACATTGATCCAGAAACTTACGCTAAAGAAAATAACCTATTACAGGATACCAGCGAAGATGAAATCATTGCATTGGCGCAAGCGGCTTTAGATAAATACCCAGATAAAGTAGCGGCCTACAAACAAGGCAATAAAAACCTCCTTGGTCTATTTATGGGAGAGTTTATGAAAGCTGCAAAAGGAAAAGCCGACCCTAAAAAAGCAAATCAAATATTAAGAACCCTACTAGAAAAATGA
- the lpxK gene encoding tetraacyldisaccharide 4'-kinase has product MKLMGFAAAPLSWMYGGVLNIRHFLYDIGFYRSYAHERAFIICVGNLNLGGTGKTPTTEMLIQRLSRKYTVGVLSRGYGRSTKGFLIVDKHGDPNKYGDEPVQMAQKNTDIPFAVCENRWVGVNKFLEFRPDLQVIILDDAFQHRRLKADINVLLTPFNKPFFRDHLVPSGGLRDLKRAAVRADYLMITKSPSQVSHETKKVFQRESGFTLEKTLFFAHLEYGLLKNPLTGEEVNAQHIDQALLVTGIANPKPISNFLSGAISNLKAVNFRDHYRYSPKDIKSIQQIFNNFAKTPDRVIITTEKDYVKLVQLKDYWPKDWTILVAPIQMEVNDNLGDRFIKKLSESINQKLGKND; this is encoded by the coding sequence ATGAAATTAATGGGATTTGCTGCGGCACCGCTGTCTTGGATGTATGGAGGGGTTCTGAATATCAGGCATTTCCTATATGACATTGGTTTTTACAGATCCTACGCTCACGAACGCGCATTTATCATTTGTGTCGGAAATTTAAACTTAGGTGGCACCGGAAAAACACCAACAACAGAAATGTTAATCCAAAGGCTCTCTAGAAAATATACCGTAGGTGTTTTAAGTAGGGGTTATGGACGCAGCACCAAGGGTTTTTTAATTGTGGATAAACACGGAGATCCAAACAAATATGGAGATGAACCAGTACAAATGGCACAAAAGAATACGGACATTCCCTTTGCTGTTTGTGAAAACAGATGGGTAGGTGTCAATAAATTTTTAGAATTCCGCCCAGACCTTCAGGTTATTATTCTAGATGACGCTTTCCAACATCGCCGATTAAAAGCTGATATTAACGTTTTACTAACGCCTTTTAATAAACCTTTTTTTAGGGATCACCTTGTTCCTTCCGGCGGCTTAAGAGACCTAAAAAGAGCAGCAGTCCGGGCAGATTACTTAATGATTACAAAATCTCCGAGCCAGGTTTCGCACGAGACCAAAAAAGTATTTCAACGCGAATCGGGGTTTACTTTGGAGAAAACTCTCTTTTTTGCTCATCTAGAATATGGACTTTTAAAAAACCCATTGACAGGAGAAGAAGTGAACGCGCAGCATATAGATCAGGCATTATTGGTGACCGGTATCGCCAACCCAAAGCCCATTTCCAACTTTCTATCTGGCGCCATAAGCAACTTAAAAGCCGTTAATTTCAGAGATCATTATCGTTATTCTCCTAAAGACATTAAGTCTATACAACAGATATTTAATAATTTCGCCAAAACTCCGGATCGAGTAATAATTACCACCGAAAAGGACTACGTAAAGCTTGTACAGCTTAAAGATTATTGGCCTAAAGATTGGACCATTCTTGTAGCACCTATTCAGATGGAAGTAAACGACAATCTGGGAGATCGATTCATTAAAAAACTTTCTGAATCCATAAACCAAAAGTTAGGTAAGAATGATTGA
- a CDS encoding Nif3-like dinuclear metal center hexameric protein, translating into MKVGDILSFLENKAHPSLQEGYDNSGLIVGNRLDECSGVIVSLDCTEEVIEEAIENNANLVVSHHPILFGGIKSLTGANYVERTIIKAIKNGISIYAIHTNLDNVAHGVNAKIAEVIGLVNTRILSPKKGLLQKLVVYGTEEDISKMRSAIFNVGGGEIGEYSECSFHHTGTGSFKPNSNANPTIGEKNKRTEQPEYRCEILVPNYLMNACLQAAKEASSYEELAYDIVSLENINQTIGSGMLGELQEPMSTLDFLASVKSKFGCGVIRYSGAAKSIKTVALCGGSGFFLLGAAKKAKADIYITSDVKYHQFFDAENDLILADIGHYESEQFTINLLADLLKKNFPTFAVRLTSKNTNPVNYI; encoded by the coding sequence TTGAAAGTAGGAGATATATTAAGTTTTCTTGAGAATAAAGCCCATCCGTCATTGCAAGAGGGATATGACAATTCTGGGCTTATAGTGGGAAATAGGTTGGATGAGTGCTCAGGAGTGATAGTGTCACTGGATTGCACGGAGGAAGTTATAGAAGAGGCAATAGAAAATAACGCCAATTTGGTCGTGAGTCACCACCCTATTCTATTTGGAGGAATTAAAAGCCTAACTGGCGCAAATTATGTTGAGCGCACCATAATTAAAGCGATTAAAAACGGAATTTCTATCTACGCTATACACACAAACTTAGATAATGTTGCTCACGGAGTAAACGCAAAGATAGCGGAGGTGATAGGCCTTGTGAATACCAGAATTTTAAGTCCTAAGAAAGGTTTATTACAAAAGTTGGTGGTCTATGGCACCGAGGAGGATATATCGAAGATGCGCTCGGCCATTTTTAATGTAGGTGGTGGAGAAATAGGCGAATACAGTGAATGTAGTTTTCATCACACTGGAACGGGTAGTTTCAAGCCTAATTCCAATGCCAATCCAACTATAGGGGAGAAAAACAAGCGGACGGAGCAGCCTGAATATAGGTGCGAAATCCTTGTGCCGAATTATTTAATGAATGCCTGTTTACAGGCCGCAAAGGAGGCAAGCTCGTACGAAGAGTTGGCATACGATATAGTTAGTTTAGAAAATATCAATCAAACCATTGGAAGTGGAATGCTAGGCGAACTTCAGGAACCCATGTCAACTCTTGATTTTCTTGCTTCTGTAAAATCAAAGTTTGGATGTGGTGTAATCCGTTATTCAGGGGCGGCAAAAAGTATAAAGACTGTTGCCCTTTGTGGTGGGAGTGGATTTTTCCTTCTAGGTGCGGCTAAAAAGGCAAAGGCAGATATTTATATTACCAGTGATGTTAAATATCACCAATTTTTTGATGCTGAAAATGACTTGATTCTCGCCGATATTGGACATTATGAATCAGAACAATTTACAATCAATTTATTGGCTGATTTATTGAAGAAAAATTTTCCTACTTTTGCAGTTCGTTTAACCAGCAAGAATACCAATCCGGTAAATTATATCTAA
- a CDS encoding zinc ribbon domain-containing protein, whose product MAETVAKKENPIEEKLKALYNLQLIDSNIDRINTIRGELPLEVQDLEDELAGLQTRLEKMMNGVHDLEKEISARKIKMSECNELIKKYGEQQQNVRNNREYDSLTKEIEFQTLEIELCEKKIKEHKAEIAAKQELIDSTKEHIKEREGDLEAKKSELDSIVNETRKEEEALLKERKKAASVVDERLLKAYDRIRTNARNGLAVVNVERDACGGCFSKIPPQRQLDIRSHKKVIVCENCGRILIDFKEEEPELEEKPKKRRTTRKKTATASK is encoded by the coding sequence ATGGCAGAAACAGTGGCAAAGAAGGAAAATCCAATCGAGGAAAAGCTAAAAGCCCTGTATAACTTACAGCTTATAGATTCTAACATCGATAGAATTAATACCATTCGCGGAGAGCTTCCATTGGAGGTTCAAGATTTGGAGGATGAGCTAGCAGGATTGCAGACTCGTCTTGAAAAGATGATGAATGGTGTTCACGATCTTGAGAAAGAAATTTCGGCCAGAAAGATAAAAATGTCCGAATGTAACGAGTTGATTAAAAAGTACGGTGAGCAACAGCAAAACGTACGTAACAACCGTGAATACGACTCACTAACCAAAGAAATTGAATTTCAAACTTTGGAAATTGAGCTTTGCGAGAAGAAAATTAAGGAGCACAAGGCCGAGATTGCTGCAAAGCAAGAGCTTATTGATAGCACCAAAGAGCACATCAAAGAGCGCGAAGGTGATCTGGAAGCCAAAAAATCTGAGCTGGATTCTATCGTAAACGAAACTCGTAAAGAGGAAGAAGCCCTACTTAAGGAAAGAAAGAAAGCGGCATCAGTGGTTGATGAGCGACTTCTTAAAGCTTATGATAGAATTAGAACCAACGCCAGAAACGGTCTAGCGGTTGTAAATGTAGAGCGTGATGCTTGTGGTGGTTGTTTTAGTAAAATCCCACCTCAGAGGCAATTAGATATTAGATCTCACAAAAAGGTAATCGTATGTGAAAACTGTGGTAGAATCCTAATCGACTTCAAAGAAGAGGAGCCAGAGTTAGAAGAGAAGCCTAAAAAGAGAAGAACAACTAGAAAAAAGACAGCTACGGCATCTAAATAG
- the fabD gene encoding ACP S-malonyltransferase — MKAYVFPGQGSQFPGMAKDLWEEFDSVKALFTEANEILGFDIQKIMFDGSAEDLKQTKVTQPAIFIHSCALALAKGESMKPDMVAGHSLGEFSALVANKTLKFKDALSLVSKRAQAMQKACELEPSTMAAVLGLEDKVVEDICAYIDGVVVAANYNCPGQLVISGATAAVEAACEKLKEAGAKRALLLPVGGAFHSPLMEPAREELAAAIEATEFSTPICPIYQNVTASAVSDPAEIKKNLNKQLTAPVKWTQSVQQMVKDGAIEFIEVGPGKVLQGLVKKINRESEVSSL; from the coding sequence ATGAAAGCATATGTATTTCCAGGCCAAGGATCTCAGTTCCCAGGAATGGCCAAAGATTTATGGGAAGAATTTGATTCGGTTAAAGCCCTTTTTACTGAGGCCAATGAAATTCTTGGTTTTGATATTCAAAAAATCATGTTTGATGGTAGCGCAGAGGACTTAAAGCAAACGAAGGTAACCCAGCCTGCCATATTTATCCACTCCTGTGCATTGGCATTGGCAAAGGGAGAAAGCATGAAGCCAGACATGGTTGCTGGACATAGTTTAGGTGAGTTTTCCGCACTGGTGGCTAATAAAACTTTAAAATTTAAGGATGCTTTAAGCTTGGTGAGCAAACGAGCTCAAGCCATGCAGAAAGCTTGTGAATTAGAGCCATCTACTATGGCTGCAGTATTAGGACTAGAAGACAAAGTTGTAGAGGATATTTGCGCCTATATCGACGGAGTAGTGGTAGCTGCAAATTACAACTGCCCAGGTCAATTGGTTATTTCTGGCGCTACAGCTGCTGTAGAAGCTGCATGTGAAAAATTAAAAGAAGCTGGTGCAAAAAGAGCCCTTCTATTACCTGTTGGTGGAGCTTTTCACTCTCCATTAATGGAGCCTGCAAGAGAAGAGTTAGCCGCAGCAATAGAAGCTACCGAGTTTTCAACTCCAATTTGCCCTATTTATCAAAACGTAACTGCTTCTGCGGTTTCGGATCCTGCGGAGATAAAGAAAAACCTAAACAAGCAGCTAACTGCTCCTGTAAAGTGGACACAATCTGTGCAACAGATGGTAAAAGATGGAGCTATTGAATTTATCGAAGTTGGTCCTGGAAAAGTACTTCAAGGATTGGTAAAGAAAATTAACCGCGAATCTGAAGTATCTTCATTGTAG
- a CDS encoding Bax inhibitor-1/YccA family protein, which translates to MSETGYRDISAERSISTFISRVFVYMAGGLTITAGLAYWFGTTPELISLLIKEQGGLNMLGWIVMFAPLGLVFLMAGRVNKMSPTALTSTFVAYSAIMGISLSFIFLAYTQSTIFTTFLITAGTFGCMAILGYTTKTDLSKMGSILYMALFGIIIAMLVNFFMKSEMMDYIISLLGVAIFTGLTAYDMQKLKNMSHQVDADSADGAKMAIMGALNMYLNFVNLFLFLLRFFGGSRD; encoded by the coding sequence ATGAGTGAAACTGGTTATAGAGATATAAGTGCGGAGAGATCCATAAGCACTTTCATCAGCAGGGTATTTGTGTACATGGCAGGTGGATTAACCATTACGGCAGGTTTGGCCTATTGGTTTGGAACAACTCCCGAATTAATTAGCCTCCTAATTAAAGAGCAAGGAGGATTAAATATGTTGGGATGGATCGTAATGTTCGCTCCTCTTGGTTTGGTTTTTTTAATGGCTGGAAGGGTGAACAAAATGTCTCCAACGGCACTTACCTCAACCTTTGTTGCCTATTCAGCTATCATGGGAATTAGCCTTAGTTTCATTTTCTTGGCCTACACTCAATCCACAATTTTTACCACCTTCTTAATCACGGCGGGAACTTTTGGTTGTATGGCTATACTTGGATACACTACAAAAACTGATCTAAGCAAAATGGGGAGCATTCTATATATGGCTTTGTTTGGAATCATCATTGCCATGTTAGTAAACTTCTTCATGAAAAGTGAGATGATGGACTACATCATCAGCTTGTTGGGTGTGGCAATCTTTACCGGATTAACCGCCTACGATATGCAAAAGTTAAAGAACATGTCGCACCAGGTAGATGCGGATAGTGCCGATGGCGCAAAAATGGCCATTATGGGAGCACTTAATATGTACTTAAACTTTGTAAACCTGTTTCTGTTTTTATTAAGATTCTTTGGAGGATCAAGAGACTAG
- the folE gene encoding GTP cyclohydrolase I FolE: MEKLSGLYEGVIQEIGEDPTREGLLKTPERVAKAIQFLTHGYSLDPAEILKSAMFKEEYRQMVLVKEIELYSMCEHHMLPFFGKAYVAYIPDGQIVGLSKIPRVVDAYARRLQVQERLTYQIRDCIQETLRPLGVAVVIEAQHMCMQMRGVQKQNSVTTTSAFTGEFLKENTRNEFISLISSDLNK; the protein is encoded by the coding sequence ATTGAAAAACTCTCAGGGTTGTACGAAGGTGTAATTCAAGAAATTGGAGAAGATCCAACTCGTGAAGGACTTTTAAAAACCCCTGAAAGAGTGGCCAAAGCCATACAATTTTTAACGCATGGATACTCACTTGATCCAGCTGAGATCCTAAAGTCGGCTATGTTCAAGGAGGAGTATCGCCAAATGGTACTGGTTAAAGAAATTGAGCTGTACTCTATGTGTGAACACCACATGCTTCCATTTTTTGGAAAGGCCTATGTTGCGTACATACCTGATGGACAAATCGTTGGCCTATCTAAAATCCCTAGAGTAGTTGATGCTTACGCAAGAAGACTTCAAGTGCAAGAGCGTTTAACTTATCAAATTAGAGATTGTATTCAGGAGACGCTAAGACCGCTTGGTGTTGCTGTGGTTATTGAAGCACAACATATGTGCATGCAGATGCGCGGAGTGCAAAAACAAAATTCCGTTACCACCACCAGCGCCTTTACAGGAGAATTTTTAAAAGAAAATACGAGAAACGAATTCATTTCATTAATATCTTCGGACCTAAATAAATAA
- a CDS encoding 6-pyruvoyl trahydropterin synthase family protein, whose product MALIYITRREHFNAAHKLWNDEWSKEKNHEIFGKCANENWHGHNYDLFVTVKGEPQEDTGYVCDLKALSDLIKEEITEKLDHKNINLDVPFMKGIMASTENLVIAMWKILEPKIKSSLKCDLHCIKLYETRNNFAEYYGE is encoded by the coding sequence ATGGCATTAATATACATTACGAGAAGGGAGCACTTTAATGCTGCTCATAAATTGTGGAATGACGAGTGGTCTAAAGAAAAGAATCACGAGATTTTCGGAAAATGTGCTAACGAAAATTGGCATGGACACAATTACGACCTATTCGTAACCGTAAAGGGAGAACCACAGGAAGATACTGGGTATGTATGCGACCTGAAAGCGCTAAGCGATTTAATTAAAGAAGAGATAACCGAAAAGCTTGATCACAAGAACATTAACCTGGACGTACCGTTTATGAAAGGTATCATGGCATCTACAGAGAATCTGGTAATTGCCATGTGGAAAATTCTTGAACCAAAAATTAAATCGTCGTTAAAATGCGACCTACATTGCATCAAGCTTTATGAAACCAGAAACAATTTTGCAGAATATTACGGTGAGTAA
- the rfaD gene encoding ADP-glyceromanno-heptose 6-epimerase encodes MIVVTGAAGFIGSCLSAGLLNSGYKDIVLVDDFSQASKEQNHINKSVTARVDRKDFTKWLVENQNQVQFVFHLGARTDTTEFDYQIFQELNVDYSKAVWNICVENGIPLVYASSAATYGLGELGYKDDHGIVSDLKPLNPYGESKNEFDKWVLEQEKFPPFWAGLKFFNVYGPNEYHKGRMASVVFHAFNQIQKNGEVKLFRSHREDYEDGKQLRDFIYVKDLVNVCIFLMENREHSGLYNLGTGKARAFLDLAQGVFKALDLKPNISFVDTPEDIRDKYQYFTEAKMGKLRDAGYEAPFTSLEDGISDYVKNYLLPNTYY; translated from the coding sequence ATGATAGTAGTTACAGGTGCAGCTGGATTTATTGGGAGTTGCTTAAGTGCTGGTCTTTTAAATTCAGGATACAAAGATATAGTTTTAGTAGACGATTTTAGCCAAGCTTCTAAGGAGCAAAACCATATTAATAAGAGTGTTACTGCAAGAGTAGATCGTAAAGACTTTACCAAGTGGTTGGTGGAAAATCAGAATCAAGTTCAATTTGTATTCCATTTAGGAGCTAGAACAGACACAACAGAATTCGATTATCAGATTTTCCAAGAGCTAAATGTAGATTACAGTAAGGCGGTTTGGAATATTTGTGTTGAAAATGGTATTCCATTGGTTTACGCGAGTTCCGCTGCTACTTATGGTTTGGGTGAGCTTGGGTACAAAGACGATCATGGGATTGTTTCGGATCTAAAGCCCTTAAATCCGTATGGAGAATCGAAAAACGAGTTTGATAAGTGGGTTTTAGAACAAGAAAAATTCCCTCCATTTTGGGCGGGATTGAAGTTCTTTAATGTGTATGGCCCAAATGAATACCACAAGGGCAGAATGGCGTCTGTAGTCTTTCACGCATTTAATCAAATTCAAAAGAACGGGGAAGTAAAGTTGTTTAGGTCTCACCGTGAAGATTATGAGGATGGTAAACAGCTGAGGGACTTTATTTACGTAAAGGATTTGGTGAATGTTTGCATTTTCTTGATGGAAAATAGAGAGCACTCTGGGTTGTATAACCTGGGGACTGGAAAAGCGAGAGCATTTTTAGACCTTGCTCAAGGTGTGTTTAAAGCACTAGACCTAAAGCCGAATATTAGCTTTGTAGATACTCCAGAGGATATAAGAGATAAGTATCAGTATTTTACAGAAGCTAAAATGGGTAAGCTAAGAGATGCGGGTTACGAAGCGCCTTTTACTTCTCTTGAAGACGGTATTTCAGATTACGTGAAAAACTACCTTCTACCCAATACGTATTATTAA
- a CDS encoding MerR family transcriptional regulator: MPWKNRPTEKLYWTISEVAELIGVNASILRYWESEFDEIQPHKNKKGNRLFTKADIENIQTIHYLVKVKGYTLSGAKEQLKANKVAIATKAEAVNKLQEIKEYLLQLKSFLD; this comes from the coding sequence ATGCCGTGGAAAAATAGGCCAACAGAAAAACTCTACTGGACCATTTCAGAAGTGGCTGAGCTTATTGGTGTAAACGCATCCATTCTTCGGTATTGGGAAAGTGAGTTTGATGAAATCCAGCCCCACAAAAACAAAAAAGGGAATCGACTTTTTACCAAGGCGGATATAGAAAATATCCAAACCATTCATTATTTAGTAAAAGTAAAGGGCTACACTTTGAGTGGTGCCAAGGAACAGTTGAAAGCTAATAAAGTGGCTATTGCAACCAAGGCAGAGGCGGTAAATAAATTGCAGGAGATAAAAGAATACCTCCTGCAGTTAAAATCTTTCTTGGATTAA